In one window of Primulina tabacum isolate GXHZ01 unplaced genomic scaffold, ASM2559414v2 Contig649, whole genome shotgun sequence DNA:
- the LOC142534652 gene encoding early light-induced protein 1, chloroplastic-like, which yields MAAAATGMQMICGAGFNSRTVGLNQFVPLKSASLFNRDLKFRIRSMAEDGDDVTGEKEKAAVPIPPKLFSTPPAPPQPEESTKITNIMAFDGPGPERINGRLAMIGFVSAIAVELTRGQDIFSQIQNGGIPWFLGTTVLLSVASLVPLFKGVSADSKSRGLMTSDAELWNGRLAMVGLIALAYTEYVKGGTLV from the exons ATGGCAGCTGCAGCAACGGGGATGCAAATGATCTGTGGAGCTGGTTTTAATTCAAGAACAGTTGGTTTGAACCAGTTTGTACCTTTGAAGAGCGCGTCACTTTTTAATAGGGATTTAAAGTTCAGAATTCGAAGCATGGCTGAG GATGGTGATGATGTCACTGGAGAGAAAGAAAAAGCAGCAGTTCCAATTCCTCCTAAGTTGTTTTCAACACCTCCTGCACCGCCGCAACCCGAG GAAAGCACCAAGATTACAAACATAATGGCCTTTGACGGGCCTGGCCCGGAGAGGATCAACGGTCGTCTAGCCATGATCGGATTCGTGTCAGCCATCGCAGTAGAATTAACCAGAGGACAGGATATCTTCTCGCAAATACAAAACGGAGGGATCCCGTGGTTTCTCGGGACGACTGTTTTGCTATCCGTGGCATCACTTGTGCCGTTGTTTAAAGGAGTGAGCGCGGATTCGAAATCGCGGGGATTGATGACATCTGATGCAGAGCTTTGGAATGGAAGGCTTGCAATGGTAGGATTGATAGCTTTGGCTTACACCGAGTATGTCAAGGGTGGGACTCTTGTCTGA